CATCTTACGGGAACTGGATGGCAGCCAGGGTGCAGGCGAGACAGGCGCCTTGCTGCGCCGGGAAGGACTGTATTCGTCTCATCTGACCAAATGGCGACGGCAACGC
This DNA window, taken from Actinomycetota bacterium, encodes the following:
- a CDS encoding transposase, whose protein sequence is MSQEPNGKVSEKMPNTEVVVKAKRRQYPAEYKLRILRELDGSQGAGETGALLRREGLYSSHLTKWRRQR